From the Syntrophorhabdaceae bacterium genome, the window CGATACGAATGCCCGGATCATCAGGATTATGAGCAGCGTGAACGGGTTCATAGAAAGTGCGAAGGGACGCTATAATTTCGAATCGGACAGGTTTTCCTATTTTCTGAAAGATAACTCCTATATCCTTGAGGGCAGGGTAGTGATGAAGGGCAAGGATATGCACCTCGTATGCGACAAGCTCAATGTATACAGCAATGAAAATGAAATGGAGCGGGTCGATGCGGTGGGCAATGTGAGGCTCCTTTCGAAAGGCACGCTTGCGAAAAGCGAGAAGGCAGTATATCATTTTAAGGACGAAGTGGTCACCATGACCGGTTCACCCAATGTAATGAAGGATAAGGTCCGCATGGACGGAGAGTCTATCGGATACAATCTGAACGAAGGTAAGTTTTCGGTACACAAGCCGAAGATGAGGATAGAGAATAAATGACAGATGGTGCGACGCTTTATGCGCAGAACCTCTCCAAATCCTACAGCTCACGCAGGGTCGTGGACGGGGTGAACATTGAAATCAATACGGGCGAGACCGTGGGACTTTTCGGCCCGAATGGTGCGGGGAAGACCACGACCTTCTATATGATCATCGGCTTCATAAAACCCAACGGGGGAAAGATACTTTTGGGAGACGAGGACATCACATCCTTGCCCATGTTCATGAGGGCGAGGAAGGGAATAACCTATCTCCCCCAGGAGCCTTCGGTATTTAAAAAAATGAGTGTCGCCGATAACCTGAAGGCGATCCTCGAATTCCACGATGGGGACAAGGAGTTGATGGATCACAGGGTGGCGGAGATCCTTGAATCCTTCAAGCTGGAGCATTTGGCCGCCAACAATGCGGATTCCCTGTCCGGCGGTGAAAGAAGGAGGCTCGAGATCGCGCGAGCCCTTATGACCAACCCTCATTTCATGCTCCTTGATGAGCCCTTCTCCGGAATAGACCCTATATCGGTTTCTGACTTGAAAAAGGTAATAAACGGCTTGAGAAGCAAGAAAATGGGCATACTCCTTTCCGACCACAACGTGAGGGATTCGCTGCCCATATGCGACAGGGCGTATGTGGTCAATAATGGAAAGGTGCTTCTTGAGGGGACCCCTGAAATCGTGGCAAAGGATAAGATTGTGCGTGAGGTTTATTTAGGCGAGGAGTTTTACATCGATGTTGGGGCTTAAGCAAACTCAGAAACTTTCTCCCGTTCTCACTCAGCAGCTTCAGCAGGCCATAAAGCTTCTGCAGCTCTCTCAATTGGAATTGATGGAAGCAATCGAGCTGGAATTGAACGAGAACCCGATCCTCGAGATCAAGGAAGGAGACGGCTCGGAAGAGGGAGCCGACGATCGCCAGGAAGAGAAGGAAGCGGAGCCCGCCGAGGAAAAGGACGACATGGCCGAGTGGCTGGAGCGATACTCGGCGTCGGAAGAGAGCTCGTCCGATTATTCCTCCGGTTATGAAGAAAAAGAATACCCGGACTATGAAAACATGGTCAGCAAAGCCACTAACCTCAGGGATTATCTGAGGTGGCAGGTCGGCCTCTCCGATTTCAATCCCGAAGAGAGGATCATCGCAGAATGGATATTGGAGAATATCGACGACAACGGGTATCTCGCCTTCCCCTTAGAGGAGATATCGAATGTATCGGGCTATCCCGTGGAGCAGCTCGAGAAGATCCTTCTTAAGATCCAGAAGCTCGACCCTCCGGGAGTCGGTGCACGGGACCTCAAGGAGTGCATCCTTATCCAGCACAGGATGAAGCCGGAAAAGGATCACATCTTCGAGGATTTCGTGACTAGATATTTTGACCTGGTGGAAAAAGGAAATCTTAAGGACATGATCAAGAAGACGGGATATCCCGTCGACCTGATAAAGCAGATCCTGGAGAAAATAAGGCAATACGATCCCAAGCCGGGGAGGAACTACGGAGACGACCATGCCTTCTATGTGGTCCCCGATGTCTACGTGGCGAAGAAGGAAGGGGAGTTCGAGGTGTTTCTCAACGAAGACGACATCCCCGAGCTCCGGATGAGCAAACAGTATATAGAGCTTTATCTGAACAAGAGCACCAACGGCGATGCGAGAAAATATATCAAGCAAAAGGTGAAACAGGCCGAGTGGTTCATCAAGAGCCTTCAACAGAGACAGCGCACCCTCTTTCTCGTAGCCAAAAGCATAGTGGTCTTTCAAAATGAATTCTTCGAGAGGGGCCTGAAATGCCTGAAGCCCCTTATTCTCAAAGATGTGGCCCAGGATATCGGGGTCCACGAGTCGACGGTGAGCAGGATCACGACGAACAAGTACATGAGCACGCCCCACGGCGTCTACGAGATGAAATTCTTCTTCCCCACAGGCATCGGCAGGGACGCGGGAAACGAGCTTTCCACGAACGTGGTGATGGGCATCATAGGGGAGATCGTGAAGGATGAGGACAAGTCGTCGCCTCTTACCGACGACGAGATCGTCAATGTCCTTAAAGGGAAACATAATATAAAGATCGCCCGCCGCACTATTGCGAAGTACAGGGATGAGCTGCATATCCCATCATCCCGCGACCGACGTTCCGACTAACCCGGCCGGGGCGTATTCTTCCGCAACTCCGCGTTGCCCGCGTCGTCACACCGTTTCGACGTATTAACAATACGCCTTCACGGTCCTCCTAGTCGCCTTGATTTGCGAAAGACTACGCCCCGGCTTCGTGTTTCGGTCGGAACCGGCAAAAGGATAATACGAGAACAATTGGATCACTTATAGCGGAACATCTTTCGATATCTTCAATTGACATTTCATTTCCCCCTTCAATCGACACCTCATGCCAGTCAAGCACAAATTACGCGTAAGACGTGGCAGGACGATAGCAGGAGAAAGCGAAGTTAAGAGAGTTATTTAAATATTGATGTCCCACCCCCAATTCCTGGGACGCGCTTATCATCCGGTAAGAGCTATTCTTGTTTTCCGAAACTGTAATTTTGACCGTTTTTGTTCACATATACATCTTTTAGCGATAAAATGGTCAATGGTATTGAATCTTATTGACATCCGTGCAACGGAATATGACAATAGAATGACCAGTCACAAACGCAGAGAAAAGAAGGACCAGAGGAATACTTATGTTATACCAGCTCCCTCCAGTACAAGATGAGAATATATTTGAAAAACTTGTACGAGATGTCTTGCGTCGTGAATATGATGACCCAGGGATAGAGTGCTTTGGGAGAAAAGGGCAGAGCCAGTACGGAATTGATGGGTACTCTCCAGCCAAATCGGGTGTGACTTTTCAGTGTAAGCTCAAAGATACTAGATATAAACCGGATGCCGACCTATGTGGGACTCTCTCCTCGGAAATGGAGATTGAACTGGAAAAAACGAGGGAGCTGAGAATATCGCGCTT encodes:
- the rpoN gene encoding RNA polymerase factor sigma-54; amino-acid sequence: MLGLKQTQKLSPVLTQQLQQAIKLLQLSQLELMEAIELELNENPILEIKEGDGSEEGADDRQEEKEAEPAEEKDDMAEWLERYSASEESSSDYSSGYEEKEYPDYENMVSKATNLRDYLRWQVGLSDFNPEERIIAEWILENIDDNGYLAFPLEEISNVSGYPVEQLEKILLKIQKLDPPGVGARDLKECILIQHRMKPEKDHIFEDFVTRYFDLVEKGNLKDMIKKTGYPVDLIKQILEKIRQYDPKPGRNYGDDHAFYVVPDVYVAKKEGEFEVFLNEDDIPELRMSKQYIELYLNKSTNGDARKYIKQKVKQAEWFIKSLQQRQRTLFLVAKSIVVFQNEFFERGLKCLKPLILKDVAQDIGVHESTVSRITTNKYMSTPHGVYEMKFFFPTGIGRDAGNELSTNVVMGIIGEIVKDEDKSSPLTDDEIVNVLKGKHNIKIARRTIAKYRDELHIPSSRDRRSD
- the lptB gene encoding LPS export ABC transporter ATP-binding protein, with product MTDGATLYAQNLSKSYSSRRVVDGVNIEINTGETVGLFGPNGAGKTTTFYMIIGFIKPNGGKILLGDEDITSLPMFMRARKGITYLPQEPSVFKKMSVADNLKAILEFHDGDKELMDHRVAEILESFKLEHLAANNADSLSGGERRRLEIARALMTNPHFMLLDEPFSGIDPISVSDLKKVINGLRSKKMGILLSDHNVRDSLPICDRAYVVNNGKVLLEGTPEIVAKDKIVREVYLGEEFYIDVGA